One genomic segment of Rhodobacter sp. 24-YEA-8 includes these proteins:
- a CDS encoding acyl-CoA dehydrogenase family protein translates to MWPKRTRTSPISCATISSTPTGCCAQNTVRYRRWLELVERGDLLGTGASELGVHGIGGPSFNTTLTPEGDGFVLNGEKYYSTGNLYTDHILVSAVTLDGQFATALVPVRDPGVVIAEDWDGIGQRQTASGTTVFTNVRIAAQDVVFLEGEDRRAPVEATFPQLYLSAIIAGILRAVVRDAAELVLGRGRNYYHAVAARPAEDPLLQEIIGRLASTAYVAEASVLRAAEALAEAQASAEAGLFREASLRAAKAKVVVDGLALEAATRLFDVGGASAATQRARLDRHWRNIRTISSHNPVAYKARALGDLILNNTPLPSAAFF, encoded by the coding sequence ATCTGGCCGAAGCGGACTCGAACATCGCCCATATCCTGCGCAACCATTTCTTCAACGCCGACCGGTTGCTGCGCTCAAAATACAGTCCGATACCGCCGCTGGCTGGAGCTGGTTGAGCGCGGCGATCTGCTTGGCACCGGGGCGAGTGAGCTGGGCGTCCATGGCATCGGCGGCCCCTCGTTCAACACCACTCTCACCCCGGAAGGGGACGGTTTTGTGCTGAACGGTGAGAAATACTACAGCACCGGCAATCTCTATACCGACCATATTCTGGTCAGTGCGGTGACCCTCGACGGGCAGTTCGCCACTGCTTTGGTGCCTGTGCGCGACCCGGGTGTGGTGATTGCCGAGGATTGGGATGGCATCGGTCAGCGGCAGACCGCCAGCGGCACCACGGTCTTCACCAATGTGCGGATCGCGGCGCAGGATGTTGTTTTCCTTGAGGGTGAGGACCGGCGTGCGCCCGTCGAGGCGACCTTCCCGCAGCTTTACCTTTCGGCAATCATCGCCGGCATCCTGCGCGCAGTGGTGCGCGATGCGGCGGAACTGGTGCTGGGCCGGGGGCGCAACTATTACCATGCCGTGGCCGCCCGGCCTGCCGAGGATCCGCTGCTGCAGGAAATTATCGGCAGACTGGCCAGTACGGCCTATGTGGCCGAGGCCAGCGTGCTGCGCGCGGCAGAGGCTCTGGCGGAAGCCCAGGCCAGCGCCGAGGCGGGCCTGTTCCGCGAGGCCTCGTTGCGCGCCGCCAAGGCCAAGGTGGTGGTGGACGGGCTGGCGCTTGAGGCCGCTACCCGGCTTTTCGATGTGGGTGGGGCTTCGGCTGCGACGCAGCGCGCCCGGCTTGACCGGCATTGGCGCAACATCCGCACGATCTCGTCGCACAACCCGGTGGCCTATAAGGCGCGGGCTCTGGGCGATCTGATCCTCAACAATACGCCGCTGCCCTCGGCGGCGTTCTTCTAG
- a CDS encoding acyl-CoA dehydrogenase family protein, which translates to MTAAQNFNTRPRWSEPAFTSLLARIAEEAPARDRDRDLPHEPVLALRRAGFGLLRLPVSAGGLGLSLRETLSRVIRLAEADANIAHIFRTHYVFVETYARSPIGPAETRLRDAILGGALVGFGSGELGMVVRTRDFATTATPDGSGFRLSGQKFYSTGTLYADLVMVRLRTADGDEGVAVLPTDRPGIRRIDDWDGMGQRLTGSGTTLLDNVRVEADEILLHKTRPEAAQAYPTTIAQLYLTAAVAGILAAIAADAARLLVTRGRSFTHASADLPREDPLLLASLGQLSALAFSAEATVLAAADALDSATDSTDEAGLRDRALAHAAALAAAQAKIVVDEDAARAGSLIFEVGGASATREGVNLGRHWRNARTLATHNPGLYKARAIGSHLIDGTPLPENGFF; encoded by the coding sequence ATGACGGCAGCACAGAATTTCAACACCCGGCCGCGCTGGAGCGAGCCGGCCTTCACTTCTCTGCTGGCACGGATCGCCGAAGAAGCGCCCGCCCGCGACCGGGACCGCGACCTGCCGCATGAGCCGGTTCTGGCGCTGCGGCGCGCGGGCTTTGGCCTGTTGCGCCTGCCGGTCAGCGCCGGGGGCCTCGGGCTTTCACTGCGCGAGACCCTGTCGCGCGTGATCCGGCTGGCCGAGGCCGATGCCAATATCGCGCATATCTTCCGCACCCATTATGTCTTTGTCGAAACCTATGCCCGCAGCCCGATCGGGCCGGCGGAGACCCGGCTGCGCGATGCGATCCTTGGTGGCGCGCTGGTGGGTTTTGGCTCTGGCGAGCTGGGAATGGTGGTCAGAACGCGGGATTTCGCGACCACCGCGACGCCCGATGGCAGCGGCTTCCGGCTCAGCGGTCAGAAGTTCTACTCAACCGGCACGCTTTATGCCGATCTGGTCATGGTGCGGCTGCGCACCGCCGATGGCGATGAAGGCGTGGCGGTGTTGCCCACAGACCGGCCCGGCATCCGGCGCATCGATGACTGGGACGGGATGGGTCAGCGTCTGACCGGCAGCGGCACCACCTTGCTCGACAATGTCCGGGTCGAGGCGGATGAGATCCTGTTGCACAAGACCCGCCCCGAGGCGGCGCAAGCCTATCCCACGACCATCGCGCAGCTTTATCTGACGGCAGCGGTGGCCGGTATCCTCGCCGCCATCGCGGCGGATGCCGCCCGCTTGCTGGTGACACGCGGGCGCAGCTTCACCCATGCCTCGGCCGACCTGCCGCGCGAGGATCCGCTGCTGCTGGCCAGCCTCGGCCAATTGTCGGCGCTGGCCTTCTCGGCCGAGGCGACAGTGCTGGCCGCTGCCGATGCACTGGATAGCGCCACCGACAGCACGGATGAGGCGGGCCTGCGAGACCGTGCACTTGCCCATGCGGCGGCACTGGCGGCCGCGCAGGCCAAGATTGTCGTGGACGAGGACGCCGCCCGTGCCGGATCACTGATCTTCGAGGTGGGCGGTGCATCCGCCACGCGCGAAGGGGTGAACCTTGGCCGCCACTGGCGCAACGCCCGCACATTGGCCACCCATAACCCCGGCCTCTACAAGGCGCGCGCCATCGGCAGCCATCTGATCGATGGCACGCCGCTGCCGGAAAACGGATTCTTCTGA
- a CDS encoding SDR family oxidoreductase has protein sequence MSDVTTRRDFEGKVIWVTGASGALGHATATLLAQRGATVVASARSIEKSEFPGLSVDRLPVDVTDDGDVRRGFDTLFARHGRIDAVVTSTNVSTFGEFIDLSDDDWLTVIQAKLLGSVRPVRAALPALLAQQSGPLC, from the coding sequence ATGTCGGATGTGACGACGAGGCGCGATTTTGAGGGCAAGGTGATCTGGGTGACCGGGGCATCCGGGGCGCTTGGCCATGCGACTGCGACGCTGCTCGCGCAGCGCGGAGCGACGGTGGTGGCCTCGGCACGCAGCATCGAGAAGTCGGAATTTCCCGGCCTCTCGGTGGACAGGCTGCCGGTCGATGTCACCGATGACGGGGATGTCCGCAGGGGTTTCGATACGCTGTTCGCGCGGCATGGCCGCATCGATGCTGTGGTCACCAGCACCAATGTATCGACCTTCGGCGAGTTCATCGACCTGAGCGATGACGACTGGCTGACGGTGATCCAGGCCAAGCTGCTTGGCTCGGTGCGGCCCGTTCGGGCGGCCCTGCCTGCGCTCCTTGCGCAGCAGTCGGGGCCATTGTGCTGA
- a CDS encoding ABC transporter substrate-binding protein, translated as MTLPLVPRPLRVSALSATFLASALFATAGLAEGLKTDLTAQVSFDNPKNADAAVSIIHGYQTPEYPYLLKESGLFDDIDYKLDIPIISGPQAQIAALYAHNLDVGHVGDNTAGFEWANAYTDWSAEGAVPAIYNIAGATSDQQPFPNGVYAWTSSGVTSLADLKGHTVGYNFGGNIYSAYVSALAGAGVTEAEVQPILFESNPLVAQAFKDGNVEVAVTGANFVQDLVDSGEVKLIASYTDLGVPGGHGFISRPDVLADPGKLAALQDFYARLKKFHAEWVPAHEAAYLQIQQTMNKQRPRVAAINYANYAVMRLYPVGNPAFIAKKQRIVDLAVKNGTLKHQRDVTRAYNPAFDAIVAENSARQAISMALGVRACAA; from the coding sequence ATGACCCTTCCTCTTGTTCCCCGCCCCCTGCGCGTCTCTGCCCTTTCGGCAACCTTTCTGGCTTCGGCGCTGTTTGCGACCGCAGGCCTTGCCGAGGGGCTGAAGACCGATCTGACGGCGCAGGTCAGCTTCGACAATCCGAAGAATGCAGATGCCGCCGTCAGCATCATCCACGGCTACCAGACCCCGGAATATCCCTATCTTCTGAAGGAATCCGGCCTGTTCGACGACATCGACTACAAGCTGGACATCCCGATTATCTCGGGGCCGCAAGCACAGATCGCCGCCCTTTATGCCCATAATCTCGACGTGGGTCATGTCGGCGACAACACCGCAGGCTTTGAATGGGCCAATGCCTATACCGACTGGTCGGCCGAGGGCGCGGTCCCGGCGATCTACAACATCGCCGGTGCGACCAGCGACCAACAACCCTTTCCCAACGGGGTCTATGCCTGGACTTCGTCGGGGGTGACCTCGCTCGCCGATCTGAAAGGCCATACCGTGGGTTACAATTTCGGCGGCAATATCTATTCCGCCTATGTTTCGGCGCTGGCCGGGGCCGGGGTAACTGAGGCCGAGGTCCAGCCGATCCTGTTTGAAAGCAATCCACTGGTGGCTCAGGCTTTCAAGGACGGCAATGTCGAGGTTGCGGTGACCGGCGCGAATTTCGTCCAGGATCTGGTCGACAGCGGGGAGGTCAAGCTGATCGCCAGCTACACCGATCTGGGCGTGCCGGGGGGACATGGTTTCATCTCGCGCCCGGATGTGCTGGCCGATCCGGGCAAGCTGGCGGCCCTGCAGGATTTCTATGCCCGGCTGAAGAAGTTCCACGCCGAATGGGTGCCCGCGCATGAGGCAGCCTATCTGCAGATCCAGCAGACAATGAACAAGCAGAGGCCCCGGGTCGCGGCGATCAATTATGCCAATTATGCGGTGATGCGGCTCTATCCGGTCGGCAATCCCGCGTTCATCGCCAAGAAACAGCGTATCGTCGATCTTGCGGTCAAGAACGGCACGCTGAAACACCAGCGCGATGTCACCAGGGCCTATAACCCGGCGTTCGACGCCATTGTTGCCGAAAATTCAGCGCGACAGGCTATATCCATGGCGTTGGGAGTGCGTGCTTGTGCCGCGTAG